Proteins encoded within one genomic window of Brassica rapa cultivar Chiifu-401-42 chromosome A09, CAAS_Brap_v3.01, whole genome shotgun sequence:
- the LOC103841476 gene encoding uncharacterized protein LOC103841476 isoform X2: protein MDKKKTVAPQSSSSSSSSSFDHIFGPRVSSPPSSSTTGLFNSIFPRPSERMLGRQMDFASRGGHVKYQSPSERGERSNKKDKKSYHNEETEPPCNLSSSIYYGGQENYSSTTTTTKDTMQYKKDGDEGDSKSASRGNWWEGSLYY from the exons ATGGACAAGAAGAAGACTGTTGCTCCTCAatcttcctcctcctcatcttCTTCGTCCTTTGACCATATATTTGGTCCAAGAGTCTCTTCTCCGCCTTCTTCATCAACCACTGGATTGTTCAATTCCATCTTCCCACGACCCTCTGAG AGGATGTTGGGAAGGCAAATGGACTTTGCAAGCCGAGGTGGACATGTGAAGTATCAATCTCCAA GTGAACGAGGAGAAAGAAGCAACAAAAAGGATAAAAAGAGTTACCATAATGAGGAAACAGAACCACCATGCAACTTGAGCTCATCCATTTACTATGGAGGCCAAGAGAACTATTCCTCTACAACGACTACCACCAAAGATACT ATGCAGTACAAGAAAGATGGAGATGAAGGCGATTCCAAAAGCGCATCAAGAGGAAACTGGTGGGAAG GGTCGCTTTATTACTAA
- the LOC103841476 gene encoding uncharacterized protein LOC103841476 isoform X4: MDKKKTVAPQSSSSSSSSSFDHIFGPRVSSPPSSSTTGLFNSIFPRPSERMLGRQMDFASRGGHVKYQSPSERGERSNKKDKKSYHNEETEPPCNLSSSIYYGGQENYSSTTTTTKDTYKKDGDEGDSKSASRGNWWEGSLYY; the protein is encoded by the exons ATGGACAAGAAGAAGACTGTTGCTCCTCAatcttcctcctcctcatcttCTTCGTCCTTTGACCATATATTTGGTCCAAGAGTCTCTTCTCCGCCTTCTTCATCAACCACTGGATTGTTCAATTCCATCTTCCCACGACCCTCTGAG AGGATGTTGGGAAGGCAAATGGACTTTGCAAGCCGAGGTGGACATGTGAAGTATCAATCTCCAA GTGAACGAGGAGAAAGAAGCAACAAAAAGGATAAAAAGAGTTACCATAATGAGGAAACAGAACCACCATGCAACTTGAGCTCATCCATTTACTATGGAGGCCAAGAGAACTATTCCTCTACAACGACTACCACCAAAGATACT TACAAGAAAGATGGAGATGAAGGCGATTCCAAAAGCGCATCAAGAGGAAACTGGTGGGAAG GGTCGCTTTATTACTAA
- the LOC103841476 gene encoding uncharacterized protein LOC103841476 isoform X1, translating to MDKKKTVAPQSSSSSSSSSFDHIFGPRVSSPPSSSTTGLFNSIFPRPSEKRMLGRQMDFASRGGHVKYQSPSERGERSNKKDKKSYHNEETEPPCNLSSSIYYGGQENYSSTTTTTKDTMQYKKDGDEGDSKSASRGNWWEGSLYY from the exons ATGGACAAGAAGAAGACTGTTGCTCCTCAatcttcctcctcctcatcttCTTCGTCCTTTGACCATATATTTGGTCCAAGAGTCTCTTCTCCGCCTTCTTCATCAACCACTGGATTGTTCAATTCCATCTTCCCACGACCCTCTGAG AAGAGGATGTTGGGAAGGCAAATGGACTTTGCAAGCCGAGGTGGACATGTGAAGTATCAATCTCCAA GTGAACGAGGAGAAAGAAGCAACAAAAAGGATAAAAAGAGTTACCATAATGAGGAAACAGAACCACCATGCAACTTGAGCTCATCCATTTACTATGGAGGCCAAGAGAACTATTCCTCTACAACGACTACCACCAAAGATACT ATGCAGTACAAGAAAGATGGAGATGAAGGCGATTCCAAAAGCGCATCAAGAGGAAACTGGTGGGAAG GGTCGCTTTATTACTAA
- the LOC103841476 gene encoding uncharacterized protein LOC103841476 isoform X3: protein MDKKKTVAPQSSSSSSSSSFDHIFGPRVSSPPSSSTTGLFNSIFPRPSEKRMLGRQMDFASRGGHVKYQSPSERGERSNKKDKKSYHNEETEPPCNLSSSIYYGGQENYSSTTTTTKDTYKKDGDEGDSKSASRGNWWEGSLYY from the exons ATGGACAAGAAGAAGACTGTTGCTCCTCAatcttcctcctcctcatcttCTTCGTCCTTTGACCATATATTTGGTCCAAGAGTCTCTTCTCCGCCTTCTTCATCAACCACTGGATTGTTCAATTCCATCTTCCCACGACCCTCTGAG AAGAGGATGTTGGGAAGGCAAATGGACTTTGCAAGCCGAGGTGGACATGTGAAGTATCAATCTCCAA GTGAACGAGGAGAAAGAAGCAACAAAAAGGATAAAAAGAGTTACCATAATGAGGAAACAGAACCACCATGCAACTTGAGCTCATCCATTTACTATGGAGGCCAAGAGAACTATTCCTCTACAACGACTACCACCAAAGATACT TACAAGAAAGATGGAGATGAAGGCGATTCCAAAAGCGCATCAAGAGGAAACTGGTGGGAAG GGTCGCTTTATTACTAA